Proteins encoded together in one Gemmatimonadota bacterium DH-78 window:
- a CDS encoding FAD-dependent oxidoreductase: protein MIRSPDHLIVGGGIIGVAIADALAEAGASVTVIDKGGIGRGCSEGNAGWVTPCFAMPLPRPGLMLTAARWMMDPGSPFYVSPKPTPAMVRWMARFGRSMSKARFAAGTEALVGLSTYSLDAYGSADATLDGGIGLQRRGLLMLALTENGLESARADATMLHRLGVPGETLDPDGARRLEPALEGRFAGAVYYPNEAHLEPLNAVQAIADRAGRAGAVFLDGVEAFDFAVEAGRVAGVSTTQGPIRAGEVILATGSWSAPLARRLGLTLPLLGGKGYSMMVRPPRPHPRIPMMVLERKVAITPYGEELRLAGTLELVDGDDSISARRVASIREGAEAVLALRDVPAADRVWRGLRPCTPDGLPIIGRVPGFDNLSVATGHQMLGIQTGPATGRLMADLLLDRIPAFDPAPFRAERFL, encoded by the coding sequence ATGATCCGTTCGCCGGATCACCTGATCGTGGGCGGAGGCATCATCGGGGTCGCGATCGCCGACGCCCTGGCGGAGGCCGGGGCGTCCGTCACCGTCATCGACAAGGGCGGCATCGGCCGCGGTTGCTCCGAGGGCAACGCGGGGTGGGTCACACCCTGCTTCGCGATGCCCCTGCCCCGCCCGGGCCTGATGCTCACGGCGGCGCGCTGGATGATGGACCCCGGCAGCCCCTTCTACGTGAGTCCGAAGCCGACCCCCGCGATGGTGCGATGGATGGCGCGGTTCGGCCGCTCGATGTCGAAAGCCCGGTTCGCGGCCGGCACCGAGGCGCTGGTGGGGTTGTCGACCTACAGCCTCGACGCGTACGGCTCCGCCGACGCCACGCTGGACGGCGGAATCGGACTCCAGCGACGCGGCCTGCTCATGCTCGCCCTCACCGAGAACGGTCTCGAGAGTGCACGCGCCGATGCGACGATGCTCCACCGCCTCGGCGTGCCGGGCGAGACGCTGGACCCCGACGGAGCGCGGCGACTCGAGCCTGCTCTGGAGGGTCGATTCGCCGGGGCGGTATATTACCCGAACGAAGCCCATCTCGAACCGTTGAACGCCGTCCAGGCCATCGCGGACCGAGCGGGGCGGGCCGGCGCGGTGTTTCTCGACGGGGTGGAGGCGTTCGACTTCGCGGTCGAGGCCGGACGGGTCGCCGGGGTTTCGACCACGCAGGGCCCGATCCGCGCCGGCGAGGTGATTCTGGCCACCGGCTCGTGGTCCGCCCCGTTGGCCCGGCGACTGGGCCTCACCCTTCCGCTGCTCGGTGGGAAGGGCTACTCGATGATGGTGCGGCCACCGCGGCCACACCCCCGGATCCCCATGATGGTTCTGGAGCGAAAGGTGGCGATCACGCCGTACGGTGAGGAGCTGCGTCTCGCAGGCACCCTGGAGCTGGTGGACGGCGACGACTCGATCTCGGCTCGGCGGGTCGCCTCGATCCGCGAAGGTGCCGAAGCGGTTCTCGCATTGCGCGACGTACCCGCGGCCGACCGCGTCTGGCGCGGGCTCCGCCCCTGCACTCCCGACGGCCTGCCGATCATCGGCCGCGTACCGGGCTTCGACAACCTCTCCGTGGCGACCGGACACCAGATGCTGGGCATCCAGACCGGTCCCGCGACCGGACGGCTCATGGCCGACCTGCTGCTCGACCGCATCCCCGCCTTCGACCCGGCCCCCTTCCGGGCCGAGCGGTTCCTGTGA